Below is a window of Salmo salar unplaced genomic scaffold, Ssal_v3.1, whole genome shotgun sequence DNA.
aaacactgaacaaaagaagATAAAGGCAGTGGTGATTTAGCTAACTctcatactcacagacacaaggTGGGGTTTGGTCTTGCTGATCAGGTGGGCTTCTGTCGAGACAATGCAGTACAGTCAGAAAGATATAGCTGTGCATGAATAAAGATAATATATTGTGAATCTAAAATGAATACACCAGTCTTACCCAGTATTTACAGGCCTGCATTGAACCCCTTCAAAAGATGCATAGAGATAATTTAGAAATTTTGAAAATAACTCAAAGTAGCATTTGGAACATAATAAGAATGTGTTATGACTAAACCTATCTGAAAGCACGCACCACAATTTCGTTGGAGAACACACAGCACAGACCCAGCTAGCAGAACCAGGAAAAGGGAACCAGCACCCAGACTGATGATGACGAGGAACACTGGACCTGAAGAAACTGAATGAAGGCTCAATGACAGTGAGTCATTTGTACAGTATAACCTGACCTTACAATGACTAGAATGTTTGTGCAAATTAGCTTTACTAACAGTGACTATCGAGATACTTAACAGGTTAGAGATGTCAGAAACGTATCAATAGTTGTACATTTAGAAGCAGAGTCATTCACTAAACTTGCAATTTGAAGTTCTTAGGACTATTAACAGTTAATTTAAAACCAAAACAATGTTACTCACCTCTTCCTTGGGCTGTGACATTGCTGCTTGTCTCCTCCTGACCAGTTATGATTAAACTGAACGCTGATGGGGAACTAGTAGCTCCTGGAGGATTTACAACTGAAATAATTAAAACATTGATATGTgtacaataataatatattattcttgcAATACAACAAATAGACCAACAGTAGACTGACACATTTGAAATCACAGAAATTGATGGGCTCTAGTCTTCCTCACCATCTATGGTGATACCGAGGATTCACTACGCTGTGATGTCACAGTATCTTCACCCTCTACCAACAGCTCCACAGCACAGGTGATGAAGATCTCTCCAGCactgctcctcttcctctgcaGTTCCTCTTCTGCCACTCTCCCCACACAGACATTGTCTTTGTAGGGTAGTTTTTTGAAGTGTGAGTCACCATTGTTCAGATAAAAGTAGCATGAGGTGCCAGCCTTGCACTCACATCGAAGATTGAGGTAATTCCCGATCTTCTCCACATGAACACTGGGCATTCCAATTGGATCTGTTAGTAAATTGTGAAAGTAATTTATGAAGTCAATTAACAAGTGGGAAGTGTACTCTGGTAAACATGTGCTTTGGAGTACTGTAAAACAGTCACTTACCACCCACATTAAGTCTTCGAGCATCACTAGGTTTTGAGGTTTTGATCGTtttatcttctctgttctgtagaATTACACAGCTGAGATCTACTTCAGTCTTGTTCCACTTTTTGAACTCATTCCACAACAACTTGAACTGGCAAGCACCCTGCTTGTAATCCACTGTTCTTATAGGGTTGGGGTCGTGATCTCTGTAGAAATTGCACTCTGTGCCTTCTGGTGACTCACAGCGTACTGTAACAGGTGTAGCTACATTGATGTAATCAGGGGAAAATACAATAGTGGGAGTGGGAACCGAATCTGtttagagaaatagagagaatctATGAAATTGTGAGTGATAAGAATCTTGATTCAGAACGTATTTGTATGTGGAGTATCACTTCCTCGTCTCTCTATTTGCAACTAAATACATTGATTAATAAAGATAATGCACTTTTAGCATTGTGCTACTCTATATTAGTTGTGAAAAGTAGtgtacaaatctgtcatcaaaaaaatacttttatacctgaaataaatcaatagCTGTTGAGCTGGACAATTAATGAAGTGCCATTTGGTAATATGTACCTGCACAACTTTCTTTTACCGCAACTCCGGCAACATCTTCGAACAAGGTAAAAACAACTTAGTGAGACATTTTACAAGCCTTACTATAAGACATAATAAAGGCTCATACATACTTAGAACAAGTTATAAAGCATACAGTACATTAAGTAACATATTATCAAAACTTAAAATCAGTGTAAACAGATATTGATCCAAAGACTAAAATAATTGAATACTCACAAATGAGAAGAATATAAGACAAAGACATATTTTCCACGTTCTTCCGTCAGTGAAGTGAACTCCACACAAAGATTGTCATGTGAGAAAACTGATGTGTGCTTGGTAGGACACAGAAAAACCTACAGAGGAGGATATGGAGACTCACGTCTGATGTTGTGACAGATCATTAGTGACGCTGAAGAAAATGTCCTTATTTTCATTGACCACTAAGGAGCTGTCCATGTGGTCCACCCTACATTAAACTTCCTGAAAATATAGGTAACTACAGCACAGCTATTTCAAATATGAGAACTCATGTGATTAATTGATCAAATAAACTTGTTGACTTTTCAGAGTTACTTTaaactatacacacacaaataaacaaaaccAAAACTAAATATGCAGAAGCTTAAAAGCAACATCACCCTAAcaactgttaggttctaattctcagagtaaaaaaactgaaaagacattatgaaagcttaaccttgtttattcttcccagagtatcaatacagctgcattagacaaaaacagtttcacacaagcactgatat
It encodes the following:
- the LOC106567180 gene encoding uncharacterized protein, producing the protein MSLSYILLIYVAGVAVKESCADSVPTPTIVFSPDYINVATPVTVRCESPEGTECNFYRDHDPNPIRTVDYKQGACQFKLLWNEFKKWNKTEVDLSCVILQNREDKTIKTSKPSDARRLNVGDPIGMPSVHVEKIGNYLNLRCECKAGTSCYFYLNNGDSHFKKLPYKDNVCVGRVAEEELQRKRSSAGEIFITCAVELLVEGEDTVTSQRSESSEEDSSLQYATVTSTSDQASLQYATVTSTGNQVGPGRTKIKFEKAGEYALLAES